In Electrophorus electricus isolate fEleEle1 chromosome 1, fEleEle1.pri, whole genome shotgun sequence, a single window of DNA contains:
- the pglyrp6 gene encoding peptidoglycan recognition protein 6, translated as MDLHFRWVVLLFMLVDNSLTDDIKTQHMDDFIKVVETIELENYLLDPLAVVKGLRKAAGVDTPFIQHYLGYLSDDTEPHHLVIKPVDTGYITKVIKHRVTVLGVEEGVVLTADGTTVALSPLLLGIEAGLQSTPLGHVRGLYPLTLTKNLGLSFFHHAQSKLPASSSLGPGGCWDNVTAPQVFTLSGVASFATEALITGGMDGVIVGKHVAERTSRPLRLSGLLKEYYNHQLGIGGLDAAPALISQRRRTRFRKLANLPLLKRQIRRLLATYRRLDKDWKKEVKQKVERAKIEEIVNEGLKEFVHSYMDCPAIIPRCMWEAKPYRGIPTLLSLPLSFLFIHHTYEPSQPCLTFYQCSRDMRAMQRFHQDDRGWDDIGYSFVAGSDGYLYEGRGWHWQGAHTKGYNSKGYGVSFIGDYTSSIPSQSTMDLVRHQLAKCATDGVKLVSDFTIHGHRQLVSTSCPGDALYNKIKGWTQFGVRDEVTGVKL; from the exons ATGGATTTACATTTCAGATGGGTGGTTTTGCTATTTATGCTTGTGGATAATTCTCTCACTGATg ACattaaaacacagcacatggaTGACTTCATTAAAGTAGTGGAGACCATTGAGTTGGAGAACTACCTGCTTGACCCTTTGGCTGTGGTGAAGGGTCTTCGTAAAGCTGCAGGAGTGGATACACCTTTTATCCAGCATTATCTTGGTTACCTTAGTGATGATACAGAACCACATCACCTGGTAATAAAACCTGTGGACACTGGATACATCACCAAGGTTATCAAACACAGGGTGACAGTGTTGGGTGTGGAGGAAGGAGTGGTCCTCACTGCAGATGGAACCACTGTGGCCCTCAGCCCTCTACTCCTGGGAATTGAGGCTGGTTTGCAATCTACTCCCTTGGGCCATGTGCGTGGCCTGTACCCCCTCACCTTGACTAAGAACCTGGGTCTCTCATTCTTCCACCATGCTCAAAGCAAACTGCCTGCCTCATCAAGTCTGGGACCTGGCGGTTGCTGGGACAATGTGACTGCTCCTCAGGTGTTCACCCTCTCTGGTGTAGCATCCTTTGCTACGGAAGCTCTCATAACTGGGGGTATGGATGGAGTGATTGTAGGGAAGCATGTCGCTGAGCGCACCAGTCGTCCACTCAGATTGAGTGGACTACTGAAAGAGTACTACAACCATCAGCTGGGTATAGGAGGACTAGATGCTGCACCTGCTCTAATTAGCCAGCGCCGCAGAACAAGATTCAGAAAGCTGGCCAATCTCCCTTTACTAAAAAGGCAAATAAGAAGGTTACTGGCTACATATCGAAGGTTGGATAAAGACTGGAAAAAAGAGGTCAAACAAAAGGTGGAGAGGGCAAAGATAGAAGAGATTGTAAATGAGGGGCTGAAGGAATTTGTCCACAGCTATATGG ACTGCCCAGCCATCATTCCACGGTGCATGTGGGAAGCCAAGCCTTATCGTGGCATCCCCACCTTGctgtccctgcctctgtctttctTGTTCATCCATCACACCTATGAGCCTTCCCAGCCATGCCTAACTTTTTATCAGTGCTCCCGAGACATGAGGGCCATGCAGCGTTTCCACCAGGATGACCGTGGCTGGGATGACATCGGATACAG TTTTGTGGCAGGCTCTGACGGGTACCTGTATGAAGGGCGTGGCTGGCACTGGCAAGGTGCTCACACCAAGGGGTACAACTCGAAGGGTTACGGCGTGTCCTTCATAGGGGACTACACCTCCAGTATCCCGTCCCAGAGCACCATGGACCTGGTGAGGCACCAGCTGGCAAAGTGTGCCACAGATGGAGTGAAACTGGTCTCAGACTTTACTATACATGGACATAGGCAGCTGGTCAGTACATCCTGCCCTGGTGATGCCCtgtacaacaaaatcaaagGATGGACGCAGTTTGGGGTGAGAGATGAAGTGACAGGTGTAAAATTgtaa
- the ddx5 gene encoding probable ATP-dependent RNA helicase DDX5 isoform X1, whose translation MPGYSDRDRSRDRSYSSGPPRFGGSRGGPPQGKKYGNPGERLRKKHWNLDELPKFEKNFYKEHPDVARRSLQEVEQYRRSKEITVKGRDCPTPTIGFHEASFPSYVMEVINKQNWTEPTPIQAQGWPLALSGKDMVGIAQTGSGKTLSYLLPAIVHINHQPFLERGDGPICLVLAPTRELAQQVQQVAAEYGRASRLKSTCIYGGAPKGPQIRDLERGVEICIATPGRLIDFLEAGKTNLRRCTYLVLDEADRMLDMGFEPQIRKIVDQIRPDRQTLMWSATWPKEVRQLAEDFLKDYVQINVGALQLSANHNILQIVDVCSDGEKEDKLLRLLEEIMSEKENKTIIFVETKRRCDDLTRRMRRDGWPAMGIHGDKSQQERDWVLNEFKFGKAPILIATDVASRGLDVEDVKFVINYDYPNNSEDYIHRIGRTARSQKTGTAYTFFTPNNMKQAHDLVSVLREANQAINPKLIQMAEDRGGRSRGGRGGGFRDDRRDHFSGGRRDFNGYGQDNRGSDRSYESGPNKVFGNKTQNGGTYGSAASNYNGNSNNGFNGAYSNGQANFGNQAGGFGNQAFQNPQFGANQGTIQNGMTHNPQFPFNPQQQPPQPMVPFSMPPPAFP comes from the exons ATGCCTGGATATTCCGATAGAGATCGTAGCCGAGACAGAAG TTATAGCAGCGGGCCGCCACGTTTTGGAGGAAGTCGGGGTGGACCACCACAGGGGAAGAAGTACGGAAATCCAGGCGAGAGACTGCGCAAAAAACACTGGAACCTTGATGAGCTCCCCAAGTTCGAGAAGAACTTCTACAAAGAGCACCCCGATGTGGCTCGAAGGTCATTG CAAGAAGTTGAACAGTACAGGAGAAGCAAAGAGATAACAGTGAAAGGAAGGGATTGCCCTACACCCACAATTGGATTTCATGAGGCCAGCTTTCCAT CTTATGTAATGGAGGTGATCAATAAACAGAACTGGACTGAGCCAACTCCTATACAAGCTCAGGGATGGCCACTGGCATTAAGTGGCAAAGATATGGTTGGCATTGCCCAGACAGGATCTGGGAAAACTCTCTCG TATTTGCTTCCAGCTATTGTGCACATAAACCACCAACCATTCCTGGAGCGTGGAGATGGACCTATT TGCCTGGTGTTGGCTCCTACTCGTGAATTGGCACAACAagtccagcaggtggcagcagagTATGGCAGGGCTTCCCGCCTCAAATCCACCTGCATCTATGGAGGAGCACCCAAAGGACCACAGATCCGGGACTTGGAGAGGG GGGTTGAGATTTGCATTGCCACTCCAGGCAGACTTATAGACTTCCTGGAAGCTGGAAAGACAAATCTGCGCAGATGCACATATCTAGTGCTGGATGAGGCTGACAGAATGCTCGATATGGGCTTTGAGCCCCAAATCCGTAAAATTGTCGACCAAATCAGG cctgacagacagacactgatgtGGAGTGCCACTTGGCCCAAAGAGGTGCGTCAACTGGCTGAGGACTTCTTGAAAGATTATGTCCAGATTAACGTGGGTGCATTGCAACTCAGTGCTAACCATAACATCCTGCAAATTGTGGATGTTTGCAGCGatggggagaaagaggacaA GCTGTTGCGTCTGCTAGAGGAGATCATGAGCGAGAAGGAGAACAAGACCATAATTTTTGTCGAGACCAAAAGGAGGTGTGATGACCTCACCAGAAGGATGCGTAGGGATGG GTGGCCTGCAATGGGTATACATGGAGACAAAagccagcaggagagagactgggTCCTCAATG AATTCAAGTTTGGCAAAGCACCCATTCTCATTGCTACTGATGTTGCCTCAAGAGGTCTAG ATGTTGAGGACGTCAAATTTGTTATTAACTACGACTACCCCAACAACTCTGAGGATTACATCCACCGCATTGGGCGCACGGCACGCAGCCAGAAAACTGGGACAGCCTACACCTTCTTCACGCCCAACAACATGAAGCAGGCCCACGACCTTGTCTCTGTCCTCCGCGAGGCCAACCAGGCCATCAATCCCAAGCTCATCCAGATGGCGGAAGACAGAGGAG GTCGTTCAAGGGGCGGTCGAGGTGGAGGGTTTAGAGATGATCGCCGGGATCACTTCTCTGGAGGCAGACGGGATTTCAATGGCTACGGTCAGGACAACCGTGGAAGTGACCGAAGTTATGAAAGTGGACCAAACAAGGTCTTTGGCAACAAGACCCAAAATGGGGGCACGTATGGCAGCGCAGCTAGCAATTACAATGGCAACAGCAATAATGGCTTTAATGGGGCTTACAGCAATGGACAAGCCAACTTTGGAAACCAGGCTGGTGGCTTTGGAAACCAGGCTTTCCAGAACCCGCAGTTTGGTGCCAACCAAGGGACCATTCAAAATGGTATGACCCACAACCCACAGTTCCCCTTCAATCCCCAGCAACAGCCACCCCAGCCCATGGTGCCCTTCTCTATGCCTCCCCCTGCCTTCCCCTAG
- the ddx5 gene encoding probable ATP-dependent RNA helicase DDX5 isoform X2 has product MPGYSDRDRSRDRSYSSGPPRFGGSRGGPPQGKKYGNPGERLRKKHWNLDELPKFEKNFYKEHPDVARRSLQEVEQYRRSKEITVKGRDCPTPTIGFHEASFPSYVMEVINKQNWTEPTPIQAQGWPLALSGKDMVGIAQTGSGKTLSYLLPAIVHINHQPFLERGDGPICLVLAPTRELAQQVQQVAAEYGRASRLKSTCIYGGAPKGPQIRDLERGVEICIATPGRLIDFLEAGKTNLRRCTYLVLDEADRMLDMGFEPQIRKIVDQIRPDRQTLMWSATWPKEVRQLAEDFLKDYVQINVGALQLSANHNILQIVDVCSDGEKEDKLLRLLEEIMSEKENKTIIFVETKRRCDDLTRRMRRDGWPAMGIHGDKSQQERDWVLNEFKFGKAPILIATDVASRGLDVEDVKFVINYDYPNNSEDYIHRIGRTARSQKTGTAYTFFTPNNMKQAHDLVSVLREANQAINPKLIQMAEDRGGKSNWSFKGRSRWRV; this is encoded by the exons ATGCCTGGATATTCCGATAGAGATCGTAGCCGAGACAGAAG TTATAGCAGCGGGCCGCCACGTTTTGGAGGAAGTCGGGGTGGACCACCACAGGGGAAGAAGTACGGAAATCCAGGCGAGAGACTGCGCAAAAAACACTGGAACCTTGATGAGCTCCCCAAGTTCGAGAAGAACTTCTACAAAGAGCACCCCGATGTGGCTCGAAGGTCATTG CAAGAAGTTGAACAGTACAGGAGAAGCAAAGAGATAACAGTGAAAGGAAGGGATTGCCCTACACCCACAATTGGATTTCATGAGGCCAGCTTTCCAT CTTATGTAATGGAGGTGATCAATAAACAGAACTGGACTGAGCCAACTCCTATACAAGCTCAGGGATGGCCACTGGCATTAAGTGGCAAAGATATGGTTGGCATTGCCCAGACAGGATCTGGGAAAACTCTCTCG TATTTGCTTCCAGCTATTGTGCACATAAACCACCAACCATTCCTGGAGCGTGGAGATGGACCTATT TGCCTGGTGTTGGCTCCTACTCGTGAATTGGCACAACAagtccagcaggtggcagcagagTATGGCAGGGCTTCCCGCCTCAAATCCACCTGCATCTATGGAGGAGCACCCAAAGGACCACAGATCCGGGACTTGGAGAGGG GGGTTGAGATTTGCATTGCCACTCCAGGCAGACTTATAGACTTCCTGGAAGCTGGAAAGACAAATCTGCGCAGATGCACATATCTAGTGCTGGATGAGGCTGACAGAATGCTCGATATGGGCTTTGAGCCCCAAATCCGTAAAATTGTCGACCAAATCAGG cctgacagacagacactgatgtGGAGTGCCACTTGGCCCAAAGAGGTGCGTCAACTGGCTGAGGACTTCTTGAAAGATTATGTCCAGATTAACGTGGGTGCATTGCAACTCAGTGCTAACCATAACATCCTGCAAATTGTGGATGTTTGCAGCGatggggagaaagaggacaA GCTGTTGCGTCTGCTAGAGGAGATCATGAGCGAGAAGGAGAACAAGACCATAATTTTTGTCGAGACCAAAAGGAGGTGTGATGACCTCACCAGAAGGATGCGTAGGGATGG GTGGCCTGCAATGGGTATACATGGAGACAAAagccagcaggagagagactgggTCCTCAATG AATTCAAGTTTGGCAAAGCACCCATTCTCATTGCTACTGATGTTGCCTCAAGAGGTCTAG ATGTTGAGGACGTCAAATTTGTTATTAACTACGACTACCCCAACAACTCTGAGGATTACATCCACCGCATTGGGCGCACGGCACGCAGCCAGAAAACTGGGACAGCCTACACCTTCTTCACGCCCAACAACATGAAGCAGGCCCACGACCTTGTCTCTGTCCTCCGCGAGGCCAACCAGGCCATCAATCCCAAGCTCATCCAGATGGCGGAAGACAGAGGAGGTAAATCCAATTG GTCGTTCAAGGGGCGGTCGAGGTGGAGGGTTTAG
- the smurf2 gene encoding E3 ubiquitin-protein ligase SMURF2 isoform X1, whose translation MSNQGGRRNGPVKLRLTVLCAKNLAKKDFFRLPDPFAKVVVDGSGQCHSTDTVRNTLDPKWNQHYDLYIGKLDSITISVWNHKKIHKKQGAGFLGCVRLLSNSINRLKDTGYQRLDLNKLGPNDSDTVRGQIVVSLQSRDRIGTGGPVVDCSRLFDNDLPDGWEERRTASGRIQYLNHITRSTQWERPTRPASEYSSPGRPLSCLVDENTPIMTPNGAAGVQVGDLRVQERRVRSQRHRNYMSRTHLHTPPDLPEGYEQRTTQQGQVYFLHTQTGVSTWHDPRVPRDLSNVNCEELGPLPPGWEIRNTATGRVYFVDHNNRTTQFTDPRLSANLHLVLNPSPNGSRGASEALNRSRAGQLKDQAQSVLSPGNLPEDAECLTVPKYKRDLVQKLKILRQELSQQQPQAGHCRIEVSREEIFEESYRQVMKMRPKDLWKRLMVKFRGEEGLDYGGVAREWLYLLSHEMLNPYYGLFQYSRDDIYTLQINPDSAVNPEHLSYFHFVGRIMGMAVFHGHYIDGGFTLPFYKQLLGKPITLDDMESVDPDLHNSLVWILDNDITGVLDHTFCVEHNAYGEIIQHELKPNGKSIPVTQDTKKEYVRLYVNWRFLRGIEAQFLALQKGFNEVIPQHLLKAFDEKELELIVCGLGKIDVNDWKANTRLKHCTPDSNIVKWFWRAVESFDEERRARLLQFVTGSSRVPLQGFKALQGAAGPRLFTIHQIDASTDNLPKAHTCFNRIDIPPYEHYDKLYDKLLTAIEETCGFAVE comes from the exons tGCTATGTGCGAAGAATCTGGCAAAGAAAGACTTCTTTC GCCTTCCTGACCCCTTTGCTAAAGTGGTAGTGGATGGTTCAGGGCAGTGCCACTCCACAGACACTGTGAGAAACACCCTCGACCCCAAATGGAACCAACACTATGACCT atacATTGGGAAGCTGGACTCCATCACGATCAGTGTGTGGAACCATAAGAAGATTCACAAGAAGCAGGGTGCTGGCTTTCTGGGCTGCGTACGGCTCCTTTCCAACTCCATCAACCGTCTCAAAGACACTGGTT ATCAAAGATTGGATCTCAACAAGTTGGGGCCCAATGACAGCGACACAGTGAGGGGCCAAATAGTAG TGAGTCTACAGTCCAGAGATAGAATTGGCACTGGGGGACCGGTGGTAGACTGCAGTCGTCTGTTCGACAATGACCTACCGGATGG CTGGGAGGAAAGGAGAACAGCGTCTGGTCGCATCCAGTACCTAAACCACATCACGCGCAGCACACAGTGGGAAAGACCCACCAG GCCAGCGTCAGAGTACTCGAGCCCTGGCCGGCCACTCAGCTGCCTGGTGGATGAGAACACGCCCATCATGACCCCGAATGGGGCGGCAGGTGTGCAGGTGGGTGACCTGCGGGTGCAGGAGCGGCGTGTGCGTTCTCAGAGGCACCGAAACTACATGAGCCGAACTCACCTCCACACGCCACCAGACCTGCCCGAGGGCTACG AGCAGCGCACCACGCAGCAGGGTCAGGTGTACTTCTTGCATACCCAGACTGGTGTCAGCACATGGCACGACCCTAGAGTGCCCAG GGATCTGAGTAATGTCAACTGTGAGGAGCTGGGTCCTCTGCCCCCTGGTTGGGAGATTCGAAATACAGCTACGGGCCGTGTCTACTTCGTGGACCACAACAACCGGACCACACAGTTCACGGACCCTCGCCTTTCTGCCAACCTGCATCTCGTCCTCAA TCCCAGTCCTAATGGTTCCCGTGGTGCTAGTGAGGCTTTAAACAG AAGTCGCGCAGGCCAGCTGAAAGACCAGGCCCAGTCGGTGCTCTCCCCAGGCAATCTCCCTGAGGATGCAGAGTGCCTGACCGTGCCCAAGTATAAGCGCGACCTAGTGCAGAAGCTGAAGATCCTCCGGCAGGAGCTGTCCCAGCAGCAACCGCAGGCTGGCCACTGCCGCATCGAGGTTTCCCGCGAAGAGATCTTTGAG GAGTCCTACAGGCAGGTAATGAAAATGAGGCCAAAAGATCTCTGGAAGAGACTGATGGTGAAATTCAGAGGAGAGGAAGGCCTGGACTATGGAGGAGTCGCCAG ggaGTGGTTATACCTCCTGTCACATGAGATGTTGAACCCATACTACGGACTTTTCCAGTACTCACGTGATGACATCTACACTCTACAGATCAATCCGGATTCTGCTGTCAACCCG GAACACCTGTCCTATTTCCACTTTGTGGGCCGCATCATGGGCATGGCTGTGTTCCATGGCCACTACATCGACGGAGGCTTCACGTTGCCCTTCTACAAGCAGCTGCTTGGCAAACCCATCACCCTGGATGACATGGAGTCTGTGGACCCTGACCTTCACAACAGCCTGGTCTGGATCCT TGACAATGACATCACGGGGGTGCTTGACCACACGTTCTGTGTGGAGCACAATGCATATGGCGAGATCATTCAGCATGAGCTCAAACCCAATGGCAAGAGCATCCCCGTCACCCAGGACACCAAGAAGGAGTACGTCAG GCTCTATGTGAACTGGCGCTTCCTGAGGGGCATCGAGGCTCAGTTCCTGGCCCTGCAGAAAGGCTTTAATGAGGTTATACCACAGCACCTCCTCAAGGCCTTCGACGAGAAAGAGCTTGAG CTGATCGTGTGTGGCCTGGGAAAGATTGACGTGAATGACTGGAAGGCTAATACACGGCTCAAGCACTGCACGCCCGACAGCAACATTGTAAAGTGGTTCTGGCGGGCTGTCGAGTCGTTTGACGAGGAGCGGCGAGCCCGACTGCTGCAGTTTGTCACTGGTTCTTCCAGGGTGCCACTGCAGGGCTTCAAAGCCCTGCAAG gAGCTGCAGGACCCCGTCTCTTCACGATCCATCAGATTGATGCCAGTACGGACAACCTGCCTAAAGCCCACACATG TTTCAACCGCATTGACATTCCTCCATATGAGCACTATGACAAGCTCTATGACAAACTACTGACAGCCATTGAAGAGACATGTGGCTTTGCCGTGGAGTGA
- the smurf2 gene encoding E3 ubiquitin-protein ligase SMURF2 isoform X2, translated as MSNQGGRRNGPVKLRLTVLCAKNLAKKDFFRLPDPFAKVVVDGSGQCHSTDTVRNTLDPKWNQHYDLYIGKLDSITISVWNHKKIHKKQGAGFLGCVRLLSNSINRLKDTGYQRLDLNKLGPNDSDTVRGQIVVSLQSRDRIGTGGPVVDCSRLFDNDLPDGWEERRTASGRIQYLNHITRSTQWERPTRPASEYSSPGRPLSCLVDENTPIMTPNGAAGVQVGDLRVQERRVRSQRHRNYMSRTHLHTPPDLPEGYEQRTTQQGQVYFLHTQTGVSTWHDPRVPRDLSNVNCEELGPLPPGWEIRNTATGRVYFVDHNNRTTQFTDPRLSANLHLVLNPSPNGSRGASEALNSRAGQLKDQAQSVLSPGNLPEDAECLTVPKYKRDLVQKLKILRQELSQQQPQAGHCRIEVSREEIFEESYRQVMKMRPKDLWKRLMVKFRGEEGLDYGGVAREWLYLLSHEMLNPYYGLFQYSRDDIYTLQINPDSAVNPEHLSYFHFVGRIMGMAVFHGHYIDGGFTLPFYKQLLGKPITLDDMESVDPDLHNSLVWILDNDITGVLDHTFCVEHNAYGEIIQHELKPNGKSIPVTQDTKKEYVRLYVNWRFLRGIEAQFLALQKGFNEVIPQHLLKAFDEKELELIVCGLGKIDVNDWKANTRLKHCTPDSNIVKWFWRAVESFDEERRARLLQFVTGSSRVPLQGFKALQGAAGPRLFTIHQIDASTDNLPKAHTCFNRIDIPPYEHYDKLYDKLLTAIEETCGFAVE; from the exons tGCTATGTGCGAAGAATCTGGCAAAGAAAGACTTCTTTC GCCTTCCTGACCCCTTTGCTAAAGTGGTAGTGGATGGTTCAGGGCAGTGCCACTCCACAGACACTGTGAGAAACACCCTCGACCCCAAATGGAACCAACACTATGACCT atacATTGGGAAGCTGGACTCCATCACGATCAGTGTGTGGAACCATAAGAAGATTCACAAGAAGCAGGGTGCTGGCTTTCTGGGCTGCGTACGGCTCCTTTCCAACTCCATCAACCGTCTCAAAGACACTGGTT ATCAAAGATTGGATCTCAACAAGTTGGGGCCCAATGACAGCGACACAGTGAGGGGCCAAATAGTAG TGAGTCTACAGTCCAGAGATAGAATTGGCACTGGGGGACCGGTGGTAGACTGCAGTCGTCTGTTCGACAATGACCTACCGGATGG CTGGGAGGAAAGGAGAACAGCGTCTGGTCGCATCCAGTACCTAAACCACATCACGCGCAGCACACAGTGGGAAAGACCCACCAG GCCAGCGTCAGAGTACTCGAGCCCTGGCCGGCCACTCAGCTGCCTGGTGGATGAGAACACGCCCATCATGACCCCGAATGGGGCGGCAGGTGTGCAGGTGGGTGACCTGCGGGTGCAGGAGCGGCGTGTGCGTTCTCAGAGGCACCGAAACTACATGAGCCGAACTCACCTCCACACGCCACCAGACCTGCCCGAGGGCTACG AGCAGCGCACCACGCAGCAGGGTCAGGTGTACTTCTTGCATACCCAGACTGGTGTCAGCACATGGCACGACCCTAGAGTGCCCAG GGATCTGAGTAATGTCAACTGTGAGGAGCTGGGTCCTCTGCCCCCTGGTTGGGAGATTCGAAATACAGCTACGGGCCGTGTCTACTTCGTGGACCACAACAACCGGACCACACAGTTCACGGACCCTCGCCTTTCTGCCAACCTGCATCTCGTCCTCAA TCCCAGTCCTAATGGTTCCCGTGGTGCTAGTGAGGCTTTAAACAG TCGCGCAGGCCAGCTGAAAGACCAGGCCCAGTCGGTGCTCTCCCCAGGCAATCTCCCTGAGGATGCAGAGTGCCTGACCGTGCCCAAGTATAAGCGCGACCTAGTGCAGAAGCTGAAGATCCTCCGGCAGGAGCTGTCCCAGCAGCAACCGCAGGCTGGCCACTGCCGCATCGAGGTTTCCCGCGAAGAGATCTTTGAG GAGTCCTACAGGCAGGTAATGAAAATGAGGCCAAAAGATCTCTGGAAGAGACTGATGGTGAAATTCAGAGGAGAGGAAGGCCTGGACTATGGAGGAGTCGCCAG ggaGTGGTTATACCTCCTGTCACATGAGATGTTGAACCCATACTACGGACTTTTCCAGTACTCACGTGATGACATCTACACTCTACAGATCAATCCGGATTCTGCTGTCAACCCG GAACACCTGTCCTATTTCCACTTTGTGGGCCGCATCATGGGCATGGCTGTGTTCCATGGCCACTACATCGACGGAGGCTTCACGTTGCCCTTCTACAAGCAGCTGCTTGGCAAACCCATCACCCTGGATGACATGGAGTCTGTGGACCCTGACCTTCACAACAGCCTGGTCTGGATCCT TGACAATGACATCACGGGGGTGCTTGACCACACGTTCTGTGTGGAGCACAATGCATATGGCGAGATCATTCAGCATGAGCTCAAACCCAATGGCAAGAGCATCCCCGTCACCCAGGACACCAAGAAGGAGTACGTCAG GCTCTATGTGAACTGGCGCTTCCTGAGGGGCATCGAGGCTCAGTTCCTGGCCCTGCAGAAAGGCTTTAATGAGGTTATACCACAGCACCTCCTCAAGGCCTTCGACGAGAAAGAGCTTGAG CTGATCGTGTGTGGCCTGGGAAAGATTGACGTGAATGACTGGAAGGCTAATACACGGCTCAAGCACTGCACGCCCGACAGCAACATTGTAAAGTGGTTCTGGCGGGCTGTCGAGTCGTTTGACGAGGAGCGGCGAGCCCGACTGCTGCAGTTTGTCACTGGTTCTTCCAGGGTGCCACTGCAGGGCTTCAAAGCCCTGCAAG gAGCTGCAGGACCCCGTCTCTTCACGATCCATCAGATTGATGCCAGTACGGACAACCTGCCTAAAGCCCACACATG TTTCAACCGCATTGACATTCCTCCATATGAGCACTATGACAAGCTCTATGACAAACTACTGACAGCCATTGAAGAGACATGTGGCTTTGCCGTGGAGTGA